The window TGTGAAGGAAGCCGTGGTGGTGGTGAGGGAGGAGCCGAGAGGCCACAAGCAGCTGGTGGGGTACGTGGTAACGGAGGAAGGGCGGGACGAGAGCGGAGCGGTGAGGGCGTACCTGCAGGAGCGGTTGCCGGAGTACATGGTGCCCGGGGTGTGGGTGTGCCTGAAGGCGTTCCCGGTGACGCAGAACGGAAAGGTGGACCGCAAGGCGTTGCCCGCGCCGGATCTCGGGGCCAAGGCCTCTCAGGACTTCGTTGCCCCGAAGGGAGTCCTCGAGGAACTGGTGGCCGGCATCTGGGCCCAGGTATTGGGACTGGAACGGGTGAGCGCTCGCGGAAACTTCTTCGAGCTGGGTGGGCACTCGCTCCTCGCCATGCAGATGATCTCCCGGGTCCGGGAGACGTTCGACGTGGATTTGCCCTTCAAGAGTCTGTTTGGGGCGCCCACGGTCGCGGGCCTTGCCCGGAGCATCGAAGCTGCCCTCGCGGGCGGCCCCGGCCGGCTGCCTCCTCCCATGGTGCCGGTCCCCCGGGAGGGAGAACTCCTCACCTCCTTCGCCCAGTACCGGTTGTGGTTCTTGGATCAGCTCCAGACCGGTGGGTCCTCGTACAACGTTCCCCTGGGAGTGCGGCTCCTGGGGCGGCTGGAGCTCTCGGCGCTGGAGCGCAGCCTGCAGGAGATCATCCGGCGGCACGAGGCGTTGCGGACCGTGTTTGCTTCGTCCGGGGGACGCGTGGTGCAGGTCATCTCGCCCGAGGTGCATCTTCCTCTGACGGTGGAGAGCCTGGAAGGGCTGGAGGCTTCGGAGCGCGAGCGGGAAGCCCAGCGGCGAGCCGGTGAAGAGGCGCAGCGCCCCTTCGAGCTGAGCCGTGGACCGTTGCTGCGGGCCACGGTGCTGCGCCTGGCGAAGGAAGAACACGTGCTGGTGCTGGTGATGCACCACGTCATCACCGATGGCTGGTCCATCAACGTACTCCTGCGCGAGCTGAGCCAGCTGTATCCGGTCTTCGCCGCCGGTGAGGTGCCCGCGCTTCCGGCACTCGCCCTCCAGTACGCCGACTTCGCCGCGTGGCAACGGCAGTGGCTGCAAGGAGATGTGCTGGAGGCCCAGCGCTCCTACTGGAAGCAGACGCTGGCGGGCGCTCCTCAGGCGTTGGAGTTGCCGACGGACCGTCCCCGTCCGCAGGTGCAGACGTTCCATGGGGCGCAAGTGCGTGTGCAGCTGCCCCTGGCCCTCTCTCAGGAGGTCCGGGCATTGAGCCACCGCGAGGGCGCTACGCTGTTCATGACGTTGCTGGCGGCGTTCCAGGCGCTGCTCGCGCGCTACTCGGGGCAGACGGACATCGTGGTGGGCTCTCCCATCGCGGGCCGCAATCGCCAGGAGGTGGAAGGCCTCATCGGGCTCTTCGTCAACACGCTGGCGCTCCGCGCGGAGGTCCAGGGCTCTCTGAGCTTCCAGGCGCTGCTGGCCCAGGTGCGGGAGGCCTGCCTCGGGGCTTATGCGCACCAGGATCTGCCCTTCGAGCAGGTCGTGGAAGCGCTGCAGCTCGACCGGGACCTGAGCCGCACGCCGCTGTTCCAGGTGATGTTCGTCCTCGAGAGCCAGGCAGCCCCCGCGATGGAGTTCGGTGGGCTGTCCCTGAAGCCTCTCGACGTGGACCTCGTCACGGCGAAGTTCGACCTGACGGTCGGCCTGCAGGAGACCCCGCAGGGGCTGCTGAGCGTCTGGGAGTACAACACCGGGCTGTTCGACCGGGAGACGGTCGCGCGGATGGCAGGGCACTTCCAGAAGCTGCTGGAGGGGCTGACCGCCCGGCCGGAGCAGGCGATCTCCCGCATCTCGCTGCTCTCGGAGGCAGAGCGGACGCAGGTCCTGGAGGTGTGGGCCCGGACGGCGGGAGAGTCTCCCCAGCAGGTGGGCATCCACCGGATGGTCGAGGCGCAAGCGGAGCGTGCACCGGAGGCGCTGGCGGTGAAGTCCCCTCAGGGGCAGGTGAGCTACGGGGAGCTGAACGCCCGGGCGAACCAGCTGGCACACGCGCTGAGGGAGAAAGGCGTGGGGCCCGAGGACCGGGTGGTGCTCTGCATGGAGCGCTCGGTGGAACTGGTGACGGGGGCGCTGGGAATCCTCAAGGCGGGAGGCGCGTACGTCCCGCTGGACCCGGTGTACCCGGTCGAGCGGCTGAGGACGATGGCTGGAGACAGCCGCGCCCAGGTGGTGGTGACGCAGGGGCGGTTGAAGGACGCGTTCGAGGGTCAGGGCCTGGCGGTGGTGTGCCTGGACGACGGCCGGGAGGACCTGGAGTGCCAGGCGCGGGCCAATCTCCAGGGCGGGGGGGTGCCGGAGAACCTGGCCTACGTCATCTACACCTCCGGCTCGACGGGCAAGCCCAAGGGTGTGGAGGTGAGCCATGCGAGCTTGGCGAACCTGGTGGCGTGGCACCAGCGGGAGTACGCGGTGACGCCCGAGGACCGGGCGACACTGGTCTCGGGCCCCGCGTTCGACGCCTCCGTGTGGGAGCTGTGGCCGTACCTGACGGCGGGCGCGAGCCTCCACATTCCGGGCGATGAGGTGAGGGCCGTGCCCGCCAGGCTGCTGGAGTGGATGGCCGCCGAAGGCGTCACCCTGAGCTTCCTGCCGACGCCGCTGGCCGAAGTGGTGCTGGCGGAGGAGTGGCCGGAGGGGCTGGCGCTCCGGGCGCTGTTGACGGGAGGAGACCGGTTGCGCCGCCGGCTGCGCCCCGGGCAGAAGTCCCGGCTGATGAACCACTACGGTCCGACCGAGAACACGGTGGTGGCGACGTGGGCGCCCGTGGTGGGGGAGGCCGGGACGCTGCCCCCCATCGGACGGCCCATCGCCAACGCGCAGGCGTACGTGCTGGACAAGGGCCTGCACCCGGTGCCGGTGGGCGTGGGCGGCGAGCTGTTCATCGGAGGAGACAGCCTGGCCCGCGGCTATCTGGACAGGCCGGAGTTGACGGCGGAGAAGTTCCTCCCCAATCCCTTCAGCACCCAGCCGGGGAGCCGGTTGTACCGGACCGGGGACCTGGTGCGCTGGTCCTCCGCGGGCGAGCTGGAGTTCCTGGGCCGGGTGGATCAGCAGGTAAAGATCCGCGGCTACCGGATCGAACTGGGCGAGATCGAAGCCGTGCTGGCCCAGCACCCCGCGGTGCGCGAGGCCGTGGTGGTGGTGCGGGAGAGCGGTCCGGAGGTCAAACAGCTCGTGGGCTACGCGGTGGCCCAGGGGGGCGAGCGGCCCTCGAAGGCGGAGCTGCGCACCTACCTCCGGGAGCGGCTGCCCGAGGCCATGGTCCCCTCGGCCATCGTGCTGCTGGACGCGCTGCCGGTGACGCCCAACGGCAAGGTGGACCGGCGGGCCCTGCCCGTGCCGGATGAGGGCTATGGCTCCGATGACACCGCCATGGCTCCCCAGACGGACTTCGAGCGGGCCGTGGCGGCCATCTGGCAGGAGGTCCTCCACGTAGCGAAGGTCGGCACGAACGACCGGTTCTTCGACCTGGGAGGAAACTCGCTGACCATCCTCGAGGTGCAGAAGAAGCTGTCGGCCGCGCTGTCCCTCGACGTGAAGCTGACCAAGCTCTTCCAGTACCCGACCATCGCGTCGCTCGCGCAGCACCTGGCTCAGGGAGAGCCGGGCCCGGCGGTGGCCGCCGCCAGCCCCCAGCGGGCCAAGCGGCGCCAGGAATTGGACGCACAGGGGCAGGCCCGCAGGCGGCTCCGCACCAGCAAGAAGGACGCGCAGGATGAGTGAGGAAGCCGCGGTGAGCGCTGGACAAGGAATCGCGATCATCGGCATGGCGGGCCGCTTCCCCGGGGCCCGGAGTGTCGAGGAGTTCTGGCGCAACCTGTGCCAGGGCGTGGAAGCCCGCTCGGTGCTGAGCGGCGAGGAGCTGGAGGCCTCCGGTGTCGAGCGCTCCGTCTGGACGCGGCCGGACTACGTCCGGGCGGCCTTCCTGATGGAGGGGGTGGAGCTGTTCGATGCGTCCCTCTTCGGCCTCAACCCCCGGGAGGCGGAGGTCATGGACCCCCAGCACCGCCTCCTGTGCGAGTGTGCCTGGGAGGCCCTGGAGCGGGCCGGGTATGGCGCCTCGCAGTACCGGGGCAACGTCGGCATCTTCGCGGGCTCTGGCACCAATGAGTACCTGCGGAACAACCTGGCGGTGCGGCCCGACCTGTT of the Stigmatella erecta genome contains:
- a CDS encoding non-ribosomal peptide synthetase, with translation VKRQADGKLEYLGRLDTQVKVRGYRIELGEIEAVVEKHPCVKEAVVVVREEPRGHKQLVGYVVTEEGRDESGAVRAYLQERLPEYMVPGVWVCLKAFPVTQNGKVDRKALPAPDLGAKASQDFVAPKGVLEELVAGIWAQVLGLERVSARGNFFELGGHSLLAMQMISRVRETFDVDLPFKSLFGAPTVAGLARSIEAALAGGPGRLPPPMVPVPREGELLTSFAQYRLWFLDQLQTGGSSYNVPLGVRLLGRLELSALERSLQEIIRRHEALRTVFASSGGRVVQVISPEVHLPLTVESLEGLEASEREREAQRRAGEEAQRPFELSRGPLLRATVLRLAKEEHVLVLVMHHVITDGWSINVLLRELSQLYPVFAAGEVPALPALALQYADFAAWQRQWLQGDVLEAQRSYWKQTLAGAPQALELPTDRPRPQVQTFHGAQVRVQLPLALSQEVRALSHREGATLFMTLLAAFQALLARYSGQTDIVVGSPIAGRNRQEVEGLIGLFVNTLALRAEVQGSLSFQALLAQVREACLGAYAHQDLPFEQVVEALQLDRDLSRTPLFQVMFVLESQAAPAMEFGGLSLKPLDVDLVTAKFDLTVGLQETPQGLLSVWEYNTGLFDRETVARMAGHFQKLLEGLTARPEQAISRISLLSEAERTQVLEVWARTAGESPQQVGIHRMVEAQAERAPEALAVKSPQGQVSYGELNARANQLAHALREKGVGPEDRVVLCMERSVELVTGALGILKAGGAYVPLDPVYPVERLRTMAGDSRAQVVVTQGRLKDAFEGQGLAVVCLDDGREDLECQARANLQGGGVPENLAYVIYTSGSTGKPKGVEVSHASLANLVAWHQREYAVTPEDRATLVSGPAFDASVWELWPYLTAGASLHIPGDEVRAVPARLLEWMAAEGVTLSFLPTPLAEVVLAEEWPEGLALRALLTGGDRLRRRLRPGQKSRLMNHYGPTENTVVATWAPVVGEAGTLPPIGRPIANAQAYVLDKGLHPVPVGVGGELFIGGDSLARGYLDRPELTAEKFLPNPFSTQPGSRLYRTGDLVRWSSAGELEFLGRVDQQVKIRGYRIELGEIEAVLAQHPAVREAVVVVRESGPEVKQLVGYAVAQGGERPSKAELRTYLRERLPEAMVPSAIVLLDALPVTPNGKVDRRALPVPDEGYGSDDTAMAPQTDFERAVAAIWQEVLHVAKVGTNDRFFDLGGNSLTILEVQKKLSAALSLDVKLTKLFQYPTIASLAQHLAQGEPGPAVAAASPQRAKRRQELDAQGQARRRLRTSKKDAQDE